A genomic segment from Streptomyces sp. NBC_00459 encodes:
- a CDS encoding type I polyketide synthase, with product MTASRDEAGMSAPHRADLIRPLPELLRTHAELRGSKVAYSDERRVVTHTELERRTARLGGHLVALGLPRGARVVILMGNRVEMVESYLGVNRAGCVGVPLNPHSSDAELRHMLTDCDARAVITDTAHVEQVRAVLPPGQRPLVVVGDHPDEVSYEDLVTREPAVPARDDLGLDEPAYLLYTSGTTGRPKGVLVALRAVLWNAATCYAPIIGLSPEDVLLWPLPLFHAFGYNLCVMAVTAVGATAHLVTGFSPAEVLHELRSRPYTFLAGVPTVYHNLVQAAEAEELTLPALRVCFVAGAVTSAGFAERFEDAFGIELTDNYGCSEMSGPVATMRPGGERVPGSCGLPLPGLDLRVVDPDTGDEVPTGEVGEIWVNGPNVMLGYHNQPEATAEVLRDGWYRTGDLARRNDAGYLWITGRCNDVIIRGGENVHPSEIEAVLARVPGVRDAAVTGRADEEFGQVPVAVVVPGPDGVDCAELFARCRRELAYFKVPVEIRAVAALPRTATGKVAREPLAELPGRLLAVAGPPDGLHLTGADGEPAPLPGGELSAASPLAGRDVALAGDTGDLADLIAHHLVAGHEARSVEPDDTDHGVTATVTGSTVTIAVDGAAPTTLVLADGLTDHRIRDAVDIALSRPGSTLVAAVRTARATASEQLPSRADLSGLTGADLGRRLLDLVLGEVAEVLGDTGGIEPDRALREFGLTSLGAVRLRDRIAAATGLRLPTTLAFDHPSARAIAGYLRGELTGKPRSQDTTAVAPAAAPGPDDDPVVLVGIGCRYPGGVTSPDELWRLVADGVDAASEFPDDRGWDLDRLSDPDPDRRGTSHTRWGGFVREAADFDPEFFQISPREALAMDPQHRLLLETSWEALERAGIDPTSLREQRVGVYTGLLDQDYVTDPDRVPREVAGYVGTASAGSVASGRVAYVLGLRGPALTVDTGCSSSLVAIDLAVRSIRRGECDLALAGGATVMATPQRFVEFSTQGALAANGRCKAFAAAADGTGWAEGAGVVVLERLSSARRAGHPVLAVIRGSAVNQDGASNGLTAPSGTAQQEVIRLALRDAGLTTSDVDAVEAHGTGTRLGDPIEAGALLATYGQDRGAPLWLGSLKSNIGHTQAAAGVGGVIKMVEALRHRTLPKTLHVDEPSPHVDWASGDVRLLTESMPWPERDRPPRAAVSSFGISGTNAHLILEAPPEEPAPAPAAEPPAVAWTLSGKTPERLRDWAARLFPNAGDVAPVDLAHALTVSRGRFPHRAVVVGGDREELLAGMRAVAAGEPARNVVSGVADVDGKVVFVFPGHGTQWVGMAAGLMGEAVFAESIHACERALKPHVDWSLTEVLAGDADRLKRVDVVQPVLFAVTVSLAALWRSHGVEPDAVLGHSVGEVAAAYVAGALTLDEAARVVAIRGQVIAELGGGTGMASVTASRAQLDWLLERWPDRLWIAGLNGPSSTAVAGDDLAIKGLLTECALDGLHARRVRIGYASHSPLMEALEERLVARLGEVRSTAPTVPMYSTVDLDWVGDATLTGAYWYRNLRRPVRFQPAVEHLAHHGFRVFVESSAHPVLASVIEQTLEESGTTGVVTGTLRRDDGGPARFLMSAARLYTRGMDGVRLTTGAGRPVPLPTTPFQRRRYWLTTASSAKASTGHPLLGTPVESARSGEFVAVGRISPVEQPWLADHAVNGTCVLPGTALLDLALRAAHGAGGSPRASGAERGGGAGLGELVIEAPLVLSQQGTAELQVVVDPAQRTVEVFSRPEQPGSQWRRHAQGMLHDTRDEPFTGELPPADAEELDVDYASLAERGYEYGPAFRAVRRLWRRDGELFAELRLPEEAPGRLAAGPGLHPVLGDAALHALALTEPPRDGHVVLPFVWHDVWAGDGHSAHAYVHLTPSGRDEFTVTVTTGEGEPLFRATLGTRTVAVRELAGALPADSVYRTRWAEFTGPMAAPSPKWALLGTDRFGVTADLAELVDLADAEAVVCTPVHDDARGATLDTLSHVQHWLAADRPADVPLVVLTRGDYLAHAAARGLVRSAQSEHPGRFLLVETDDDPRSSARLADAVAAGRPHVRISAGRLRTPELARATPARNARPDLGDGTVLITGGTGTLGSLLARHLVTEYGVRSLLLTSRSGARNAGPLITELTGLGAEVAVAACDVADRDALASALDLVPARYPLVAVVHAAGVIADGVMTGLTAAQVEQVMRPKVDGVLNLHELTKDTELAAFVLFSSVAGVLGSPGQGNYAAANAFLDAFAERRRADGLPAQSQAWSGWEETSDMSRTLRARDRDGTLPDATLPMPTVYALALFDEALRQDDPALTLARFDVAKLRTRGAPALLRGLVPAGPAASAPAVQLRDLAPAERAERLLAEVRALAAELLGHQDAEALPPDRSLHDSGLDSLTAVELRNRLSVLTGLRLPATLVLDHPAPQALADQLHRALAAPAEASD from the coding sequence ATGACCGCATCGAGAGATGAGGCAGGCATGTCCGCGCCCCACCGTGCCGATCTGATCCGCCCGTTGCCCGAACTGCTGCGTACCCATGCCGAGTTGCGCGGGTCCAAGGTCGCGTACTCCGACGAGCGGCGGGTGGTGACCCATACGGAACTCGAGCGGCGTACGGCCCGGCTCGGCGGCCACCTGGTCGCACTCGGCCTGCCCCGGGGCGCGCGGGTGGTGATCCTGATGGGCAACCGCGTGGAGATGGTGGAGAGCTACCTCGGTGTCAACCGCGCCGGCTGCGTCGGCGTGCCGCTCAACCCGCACTCCTCCGACGCGGAGCTGCGGCACATGCTGACCGACTGCGACGCCCGCGCGGTGATCACCGACACCGCGCACGTCGAACAGGTGCGCGCGGTGCTGCCGCCCGGACAACGGCCTCTCGTCGTGGTCGGCGACCACCCAGACGAGGTGTCGTACGAGGACCTGGTCACGCGCGAACCGGCCGTCCCGGCACGCGACGACCTCGGCCTGGACGAACCGGCCTACCTGCTCTACACCTCGGGAACGACGGGTCGCCCCAAAGGCGTGCTGGTCGCGCTTCGCGCCGTGCTGTGGAACGCCGCCACCTGCTACGCCCCGATCATCGGGCTGTCCCCGGAGGACGTGCTGCTGTGGCCGCTGCCGCTGTTCCACGCCTTCGGCTACAACCTGTGCGTGATGGCCGTGACCGCGGTCGGCGCCACGGCGCATCTGGTCACGGGCTTCTCCCCTGCCGAGGTGCTCCATGAACTGCGCTCCCGGCCCTACACCTTCCTGGCCGGCGTGCCGACGGTCTACCACAACCTGGTCCAAGCCGCCGAAGCGGAAGAACTCACGCTGCCCGCGCTGCGCGTGTGCTTCGTCGCGGGCGCGGTCACCTCGGCCGGGTTCGCGGAACGGTTCGAGGACGCCTTCGGTATCGAGCTCACCGACAACTACGGCTGCTCCGAGATGAGCGGGCCGGTCGCAACCATGCGGCCGGGCGGTGAGCGGGTGCCCGGTTCGTGCGGTCTGCCGCTGCCCGGACTGGACCTGCGCGTGGTCGACCCGGACACCGGCGACGAGGTGCCGACCGGCGAGGTCGGCGAGATCTGGGTCAACGGCCCGAACGTGATGCTGGGTTACCACAACCAGCCGGAGGCCACCGCCGAAGTGCTCCGCGACGGCTGGTACCGCACCGGCGATCTCGCCCGCCGCAATGACGCCGGCTACCTGTGGATCACCGGCCGGTGCAACGACGTGATCATCCGGGGCGGGGAGAACGTGCACCCCAGTGAGATCGAGGCCGTGCTCGCCCGGGTGCCGGGGGTGCGCGACGCCGCTGTCACCGGACGAGCGGACGAAGAGTTCGGCCAGGTCCCGGTGGCGGTGGTGGTGCCCGGCCCCGACGGCGTCGACTGTGCGGAGCTGTTCGCGCGGTGCCGCCGGGAACTCGCCTATTTCAAGGTGCCGGTGGAGATCCGGGCTGTGGCCGCACTGCCGAGGACGGCCACGGGCAAGGTCGCGCGCGAACCGCTGGCCGAACTGCCCGGCCGGTTGCTCGCTGTCGCCGGCCCACCCGACGGCCTGCATCTCACAGGAGCCGACGGCGAGCCGGCCCCGCTCCCGGGCGGCGAACTGTCCGCCGCCAGTCCCCTCGCCGGCCGTGACGTGGCCCTTGCCGGAGACACCGGGGACCTCGCGGACCTGATCGCCCACCACCTCGTGGCCGGTCACGAGGCCCGGAGCGTGGAGCCTGACGACACGGACCATGGCGTCACCGCCACTGTGACCGGCTCCACCGTGACGATCGCCGTCGATGGGGCCGCTCCCACCACGCTGGTGCTGGCCGACGGGCTGACCGACCACCGGATCCGCGACGCCGTGGACATCGCGCTGAGCCGGCCGGGCAGCACGCTGGTCGCAGCCGTACGGACGGCGCGGGCCACCGCGTCGGAGCAACTGCCCAGCAGGGCGGACCTGTCCGGGCTCACCGGCGCAGACCTGGGAAGGAGGCTCCTCGACCTCGTCTTGGGCGAGGTCGCCGAGGTGCTCGGGGACACCGGCGGGATCGAACCGGACCGGGCGCTGCGCGAGTTCGGGCTGACTTCGTTGGGCGCGGTCCGGCTGCGGGACCGGATCGCCGCCGCCACGGGACTGCGGCTGCCCACGACGCTCGCCTTCGACCATCCCTCGGCGCGGGCGATCGCCGGGTATCTGCGAGGCGAGCTCACAGGTAAACCCAGGTCACAGGACACGACCGCAGTGGCGCCCGCCGCAGCGCCCGGCCCCGACGACGACCCCGTGGTGCTCGTGGGGATCGGCTGCCGCTACCCCGGCGGGGTCACGTCCCCCGACGAGCTGTGGCGACTGGTGGCCGACGGGGTCGATGCCGCCTCCGAGTTTCCCGACGACCGGGGCTGGGACCTCGACCGGTTGTCCGACCCGGACCCCGACCGCAGGGGCACCTCCCACACCCGGTGGGGCGGGTTCGTCCGCGAGGCCGCCGACTTCGACCCCGAGTTCTTCCAGATCTCGCCGCGTGAGGCGCTGGCGATGGACCCGCAGCACCGGCTGCTCCTCGAGACCTCCTGGGAAGCACTGGAGCGCGCCGGCATCGACCCGACCTCCCTGCGCGAACAGCGCGTCGGGGTGTACACGGGGCTGCTGGACCAGGACTACGTCACCGACCCGGACCGGGTGCCCCGCGAGGTGGCGGGCTACGTCGGCACGGCCTCGGCCGGCAGCGTCGCTTCCGGGCGGGTCGCCTATGTGCTGGGGCTGCGCGGTCCCGCGCTCACCGTCGACACCGGGTGCTCCTCGTCACTGGTGGCCATCGACCTCGCGGTGCGGTCGATCCGTCGGGGCGAGTGCGACCTCGCGCTGGCCGGTGGCGCGACCGTCATGGCGACGCCGCAGAGGTTCGTGGAGTTCAGCACGCAGGGTGCACTGGCCGCGAACGGGCGGTGCAAGGCGTTCGCGGCGGCGGCGGACGGCACCGGCTGGGCCGAGGGCGCCGGCGTGGTCGTACTGGAGCGGCTGTCCAGCGCCCGCCGCGCCGGGCACCCGGTGCTGGCCGTGATCCGGGGTTCCGCCGTGAACCAGGACGGCGCGTCTAACGGCCTGACGGCGCCGAGCGGGACGGCACAGCAGGAGGTGATCCGGCTCGCCCTGCGGGACGCCGGTCTGACTACGTCCGACGTCGACGCGGTCGAGGCACACGGCACCGGCACCCGGCTCGGCGACCCCATCGAGGCCGGCGCGCTGCTGGCCACCTACGGGCAGGACCGCGGCGCCCCGCTCTGGCTGGGCTCGCTCAAGTCCAACATCGGGCACACCCAGGCGGCGGCCGGGGTCGGTGGCGTGATCAAGATGGTGGAGGCCCTGCGGCACCGCACCCTGCCGAAGACCCTGCACGTGGACGAGCCGTCACCGCACGTCGACTGGGCGTCGGGAGACGTCCGGCTGCTCACCGAGAGCATGCCGTGGCCCGAGCGCGACCGTCCCCCGCGTGCGGCCGTCTCTTCCTTCGGGATCAGCGGCACCAACGCGCACCTGATCCTGGAGGCACCACCGGAAGAACCCGCACCGGCGCCCGCCGCCGAGCCGCCCGCCGTCGCATGGACGCTGTCCGGCAAGACCCCCGAGCGGCTACGCGACTGGGCGGCCCGACTGTTCCCCAACGCCGGGGACGTCGCACCGGTGGACCTCGCGCACGCGCTCACGGTCTCCCGTGGCCGCTTCCCCCACCGCGCGGTCGTGGTCGGCGGCGACCGCGAGGAACTGCTCGCCGGGATGCGGGCCGTCGCCGCAGGCGAACCGGCGCGGAACGTCGTCTCCGGGGTGGCCGATGTGGACGGAAAGGTGGTGTTCGTCTTCCCGGGGCATGGCACTCAGTGGGTGGGCATGGCCGCCGGGCTGATGGGCGAGGCCGTGTTCGCCGAGTCCATCCACGCCTGCGAGCGGGCGCTCAAACCCCACGTGGACTGGTCGCTCACCGAAGTACTGGCCGGTGACGCCGACCGGCTGAAACGGGTGGATGTCGTCCAGCCCGTGCTGTTCGCGGTGACGGTGTCGCTCGCCGCCCTGTGGCGCTCCCACGGCGTCGAACCGGACGCCGTGCTCGGCCACTCCGTGGGTGAGGTGGCCGCCGCGTACGTCGCGGGCGCGCTGACCCTGGACGAGGCCGCCCGGGTCGTCGCGATACGCGGCCAGGTCATCGCCGAACTCGGCGGCGGCACCGGCATGGCGTCGGTGACCGCGTCGCGCGCCCAACTGGACTGGTTGCTGGAGCGCTGGCCGGACCGGCTCTGGATCGCCGGGCTGAACGGTCCGTCCTCCACCGCGGTCGCCGGTGACGACCTGGCGATCAAGGGGTTGCTCACCGAGTGCGCCCTCGACGGCCTCCACGCCCGCCGCGTCCGCATCGGCTACGCCTCGCACAGCCCGCTGATGGAGGCGCTGGAGGAGAGGCTGGTGGCCCGGCTGGGGGAGGTCCGCAGCACCGCGCCCACGGTGCCGATGTACTCCACCGTGGACCTGGACTGGGTCGGCGACGCCACGCTGACCGGCGCGTACTGGTACCGCAATCTTCGCCGGCCCGTGCGGTTCCAGCCGGCCGTCGAGCATCTCGCCCACCACGGATTCCGGGTCTTCGTCGAGTCCAGCGCGCACCCGGTGCTGGCCTCCGTGATCGAACAGACGCTGGAGGAGAGCGGCACCACGGGGGTCGTCACCGGAACCCTGCGCCGCGACGACGGCGGCCCCGCACGGTTCCTGATGTCCGCCGCGCGGCTGTACACGCGAGGGATGGACGGCGTACGCCTCACCACCGGCGCCGGGCGGCCGGTACCCCTGCCGACCACACCGTTCCAGCGACGGCGGTACTGGCTCACGACAGCCTCCTCGGCCAAGGCGAGCACGGGCCACCCGCTGCTCGGCACGCCGGTCGAATCCGCCCGCAGCGGCGAGTTCGTGGCCGTCGGCCGTATCTCACCGGTCGAGCAGCCGTGGCTGGCCGACCACGCGGTGAACGGAACCTGCGTCCTGCCCGGCACCGCGCTGCTGGACCTCGCGCTGCGCGCCGCGCACGGCGCAGGAGGGTCCCCCCGCGCGAGCGGAGCCGAGCGTGGGGGAGGCGCCGGACTCGGTGAGCTGGTCATCGAGGCGCCCTTGGTCCTGTCCCAGCAGGGCACGGCGGAGCTTCAGGTCGTGGTGGACCCGGCACAGCGTACGGTCGAGGTGTTCAGCAGGCCGGAACAGCCCGGCAGCCAGTGGCGACGCCATGCGCAGGGCATGCTCCACGACACCCGCGACGAGCCGTTCACCGGGGAACTGCCCCCGGCCGACGCCGAGGAACTCGACGTCGACTACGCGTCGTTGGCCGAGCGCGGCTACGAGTACGGTCCCGCGTTCAGGGCCGTACGCAGGCTGTGGCGGCGAGACGGGGAACTCTTCGCCGAGCTGCGGCTGCCCGAGGAGGCACCGGGCAGGCTCGCCGCCGGCCCCGGACTGCATCCCGTGCTCGGTGATGCCGCCCTGCACGCCCTCGCCCTGACCGAACCGCCCCGGGACGGCCATGTCGTGCTGCCGTTCGTATGGCACGACGTGTGGGCCGGCGACGGGCACTCCGCCCACGCATACGTCCACCTGACCCCCAGCGGCCGGGACGAGTTCACCGTGACCGTCACCACCGGCGAGGGCGAACCCCTCTTCCGGGCAACGCTCGGAACACGCACCGTGGCGGTGCGCGAGCTGGCGGGCGCACTGCCGGCGGATTCGGTGTACCGAACGCGGTGGGCCGAATTCACCGGCCCGATGGCAGCACCCTCACCGAAGTGGGCGCTGCTGGGAACCGACCGCTTCGGGGTGACCGCCGACCTGGCCGAGCTGGTCGACCTCGCCGACGCCGAGGCGGTCGTCTGCACCCCGGTGCACGACGACGCCAGGGGAGCGACGCTGGACACGCTGTCCCACGTCCAGCACTGGCTGGCGGCCGACCGCCCGGCCGACGTCCCACTCGTCGTGCTGACCCGTGGCGACTACCTGGCCCACGCCGCGGCGCGCGGCCTGGTGCGGTCGGCGCAGTCCGAGCACCCTGGACGGTTCCTGCTGGTCGAGACGGACGACGACCCACGGTCCTCGGCACGGCTGGCCGACGCGGTGGCTGCCGGACGGCCGCACGTGCGGATCAGCGCGGGACGGCTCCGGACGCCGGAACTGGCGCGTGCCACGCCGGCGCGGAACGCCCGACCGGACCTCGGCGACGGAACCGTGCTGATCACCGGTGGCACCGGCACGCTCGGGTCGCTGCTGGCGCGGCACCTGGTGACCGAGTACGGGGTCCGCAGCCTCCTGCTCACCAGTCGCAGCGGGGCGCGGAACGCCGGCCCGCTCATCACGGAACTGACGGGGCTGGGTGCCGAGGTCGCCGTAGCCGCCTGCGACGTCGCAGACCGGGATGCCCTCGCCTCCGCCCTCGACCTTGTGCCCGCCAGGTATCCGCTGGTCGCGGTTGTACACGCGGCCGGGGTGATCGCGGACGGGGTGATGACCGGGCTGACCGCCGCACAGGTGGAGCAGGTGATGCGCCCCAAGGTCGACGGCGTGCTGAACCTGCACGAGCTGACCAAGGACACCGAACTGGCCGCCTTCGTGCTGTTCTCCTCGGTGGCCGGGGTGCTGGGCAGTCCGGGACAGGGGAACTACGCGGCCGCGAACGCGTTCCTGGACGCGTTCGCCGAGCGCCGCAGGGCCGACGGCCTACCGGCGCAGTCCCAGGCATGGAGCGGGTGGGAGGAGACCTCCGACATGTCGCGGACACTGCGCGCCCGCGACCGGGACGGCACCCTCCCGGACGCCACCCTGCCCATGCCCACCGTGTACGCGCTGGCCCTGTTCGACGAGGCGCTGCGGCAGGATGACCCGGCACTCACCCTCGCCAGGTTCGACGTGGCCAAGCTGCGCACCCGCGGGGCGCCCGCGTTGCTGCGCGGTCTCGTACCCGCCGGACCGGCCGCCTCCGCACCCGCTGTCCAACTGCGCGACCTGGCTCCGGCCGAGCGGGCCGAACGGCTGCTGGCCGAGGTGCGTGCGCTCGCCGCCGAGTTGCTCGGTCATCAGGACGCCGAGGCCCTGCCCCCGGACCGGAGCCTGCACGACTCTGGACTGGACTCGCTGACCGCAGTGGAACTGCGCAACCGGCTGAGCGTCCTGACCGGCCTGCGGCTGCCCGCCACGCTCGTACTCGACCACCCCGCGCCGCAGGCCCTGGCCGACCAACTCCACCGGGCGCTGGCCGCCCCGGCGGAAGCGAGCGACTGA
- a CDS encoding O-methyltransferase codes for MTAHSTPADEILCDLAAETEKLFPDDSFMQIGSEQGSFMTLLAQVAGAKRAVEIGSFTGYSAICTARGLQPGGSLLACDISEEWTSVAQRYWKRAGLDDTITLKLGPALDTLRALPAEPQFDLAFVDAEKEDYVDYWEELVPRVRSGGLILADNTLHHGQVVDPEENATNVQGIRAYNARVRDDDRVQQVLIPIGDGLNMARKK; via the coding sequence GTGACTGCACACAGCACCCCGGCGGACGAGATCCTGTGTGACCTCGCGGCCGAGACCGAGAAGCTCTTCCCCGACGACAGTTTCATGCAGATCGGCTCCGAGCAGGGGAGCTTCATGACGCTCCTCGCCCAGGTCGCGGGCGCCAAACGGGCAGTGGAGATCGGCAGCTTCACCGGCTACTCGGCCATCTGCACGGCCCGTGGTCTACAGCCCGGCGGCTCACTGCTGGCGTGCGACATCAGCGAGGAGTGGACCTCGGTCGCCCAGCGCTACTGGAAGCGTGCCGGGCTGGACGACACGATCACCCTCAAGCTCGGACCGGCACTGGACACGCTGCGTGCGCTGCCAGCGGAGCCGCAGTTCGACCTCGCTTTCGTCGACGCCGAGAAGGAGGACTACGTCGACTACTGGGAGGAGTTGGTCCCGCGGGTGCGTTCCGGCGGGCTGATCCTCGCCGACAACACCCTCCACCACGGGCAGGTCGTCGACCCCGAGGAGAACGCCACCAATGTGCAGGGGATCAGGGCGTACAACGCCCGGGTTCGCGATGACGACCGGGTGCAGCAGGTGCTGATTCCGATCGGCGACGGCCTGAACATGGCCCGGAAGAAGTAG
- a CDS encoding MFS transporter, giving the protein MSETTSDAALGSVSTVSKATAPRKSTASRVAFASLIGTIIEYYDFAVYGTAAALVLGPAFFPSGNATVSTLAAFLTVAAAFVARPIGVVVFGAIGDRVGRKRALFLALLLMGVSTVGVGLLPTYETAGLAAPVLLVALRLLQGVSMGGEWGGAVLLAAEHAPPGRRALFASIPQAGPPLGFLLSSAVILPTLAIAGKDGFADWAWRIPFLLSTGLIAVGLWVRSRIAESPIFEERPTDDAAAPRFPLGALVKKYPGRLLLGMGAAIGGASIYYLATVYSLSYGPTVLGIPQPTMLTITSIAAAADVAVILPLAMLADRIGRRPVMLAGAAASALWALPMFGSLETRDPVLITGAFTIGLVLFGLMFAPMAAFLPELFPARMRYTGASVTFILALTFGGGFAPLVATWLTSRWESPLVLGVYGGLLCLVSLGCLLALPETRDEDFSA; this is encoded by the coding sequence ATGTCCGAGACCACCAGCGACGCCGCACTCGGCAGCGTCAGCACGGTAAGCAAGGCCACCGCCCCCAGAAAATCCACCGCCTCCCGGGTCGCCTTCGCGAGCCTCATCGGCACGATCATCGAGTACTACGACTTCGCCGTGTACGGCACGGCCGCCGCCCTCGTCCTCGGCCCGGCTTTCTTCCCCTCCGGCAACGCCACGGTCTCCACCCTGGCCGCCTTCCTCACTGTCGCCGCCGCGTTCGTGGCCCGCCCGATCGGCGTGGTGGTGTTCGGCGCCATCGGCGACCGGGTCGGCCGCAAGCGTGCCCTCTTCCTCGCCCTGCTCCTGATGGGCGTGTCCACCGTCGGCGTCGGGCTGCTGCCCACCTACGAGACCGCCGGCCTCGCCGCCCCCGTGCTGCTGGTCGCGCTGCGCCTGCTGCAGGGTGTCAGCATGGGCGGCGAGTGGGGCGGCGCGGTGCTGCTGGCCGCGGAACACGCGCCTCCCGGACGCCGCGCGCTGTTCGCGTCGATCCCGCAGGCCGGCCCGCCGCTCGGGTTCCTGCTGTCCAGCGCGGTGATCCTGCCGACGCTGGCGATCGCTGGCAAGGACGGCTTCGCCGACTGGGCCTGGCGCATCCCGTTCCTGCTGAGCACCGGCCTGATTGCCGTCGGCCTCTGGGTCCGCTCCCGGATCGCCGAGTCGCCGATCTTCGAGGAACGGCCCACCGATGACGCCGCGGCGCCCCGCTTCCCGCTCGGCGCCCTGGTCAAGAAGTACCCCGGCCGACTGCTCCTCGGCATGGGCGCGGCGATCGGCGGTGCCTCGATCTACTACCTGGCGACCGTCTACAGCCTCTCCTACGGCCCGACGGTCCTCGGTATCCCGCAGCCCACGATGCTGACCATCACGAGCATCGCCGCCGCGGCCGACGTGGCCGTCATCCTGCCGCTGGCGATGCTGGCCGACCGGATCGGCAGACGCCCGGTGATGCTGGCCGGCGCGGCGGCGAGCGCCCTGTGGGCCCTGCCCATGTTCGGCTCCCTGGAGACCCGTGACCCCGTACTGATCACCGGGGCGTTCACCATCGGGCTCGTCCTGTTCGGCCTGATGTTCGCGCCCATGGCCGCGTTCCTGCCGGAGTTGTTCCCGGCCCGGATGCGCTACACCGGGGCCTCGGTGACCTTCATCCTCGCCCTCACCTTCGGCGGCGGCTTCGCCCCGCTCGTCGCCACCTGGCTGACCTCGCGCTGGGAGTCGCCGTTGGTCCTCGGCGTCTACGGCGGCCTGCTGTGCCTCGTCAGCCTGGGCTGTCTGCTCGCCCTGCCCGAGACCCGCGACGAGGACTTCAGCGCCTGA
- a CDS encoding pyridoxal phosphate-dependent aminotransferase, whose product MRTRTPTAHHNVTDGFPPAPLLLHRSENPWGASPKAVEAARAELLRVHRYPDPRHTALIDALAAHYGVTTDSVAVGNGVDEIIMMLALALRDTGRAVVNEATYQGYPKSLDAVGLRVTHVPLDQYRVCPAALKEEMHKEPALVFVCNPHNPTGSVLDADAVKSLCETAYATGSYLVFDEAYAEFADDSFTTALPWAREGGPVSVLRTFSKAYGLASLRVGALIGGPDVVSRMETVQDAMPYHVNRLAQAAACAALADQAFLEQTRVYTDTARTMLCCALDRLGITYLPSQTNFVTLHLPGSALKVTRQLLAEHVHVRDTTDMGMPGWMRISVGTPSDILTLIGRLEGALAC is encoded by the coding sequence ATGCGCACGAGGACACCGACCGCCCACCACAACGTCACCGACGGCTTCCCACCCGCCCCGCTCCTACTGCACCGGAGCGAGAACCCCTGGGGCGCGAGCCCCAAGGCGGTCGAAGCGGCACGCGCCGAGCTGCTTCGCGTTCACCGCTACCCCGACCCGCGGCACACCGCGCTCATCGACGCCCTCGCCGCCCACTACGGCGTCACCACCGACAGCGTCGCCGTCGGCAACGGGGTGGACGAGATCATCATGATGCTCGCGCTCGCGCTGCGCGACACCGGCCGAGCGGTGGTCAACGAGGCCACCTACCAGGGTTACCCGAAGAGCCTGGACGCAGTGGGCCTGCGCGTCACGCACGTCCCCCTCGACCAGTACCGCGTGTGCCCGGCGGCGCTGAAGGAGGAGATGCACAAGGAACCGGCTCTCGTCTTCGTGTGCAATCCGCACAACCCCACCGGGTCCGTCCTCGACGCCGACGCGGTGAAGAGCCTGTGCGAGACCGCGTACGCCACCGGTTCGTACCTCGTCTTCGACGAGGCGTACGCGGAGTTCGCCGACGACTCCTTCACCACTGCCCTGCCCTGGGCGCGGGAGGGCGGCCCGGTCAGCGTGCTGCGGACCTTCTCGAAGGCGTACGGCCTCGCGTCCCTGCGCGTGGGTGCGCTGATCGGAGGCCCTGACGTCGTCTCCCGTATGGAGACCGTGCAGGACGCGATGCCGTACCACGTGAACCGGCTCGCGCAGGCCGCGGCCTGTGCGGCTCTGGCGGACCAGGCGTTCCTGGAGCAGACGAGGGTCTACACCGACACGGCACGCACGATGCTGTGCTGCGCGCTGGATCGGCTCGGCATCACGTACCTGCCCTCGCAGACCAACTTCGTCACCCTGCACCTGCCCGGGAGCGCGCTCAAGGTCACCCGGCAACTGCTCGCCGAACATGTCCACGTGCGTGACACCACGGACATGGGTATGCCCGGCTGGATGCGGATCTCCGTCGGCACCCCCTCCGACATCCTCACCCTCATAGGCCGTCTCGAAGGCGCCCTCGCCTGCTGA